In a single window of the Acetivibrio clariflavus DSM 19732 genome:
- a CDS encoding NTP transferase domain-containing protein — translation MQAIIMAAGMGSRLGEVTNGLPKSFLEVRGRKLIEYNIDMLKQYGINDIVIVIGYMCDMFEKLIDKKRGIKLVFNPFYETTNVIPSFWFGQQKLKDDFIYINADTICDPSIFEELLAAEGDIVLAVDFKECDEEAMKVRIKDREIVEINKTMKPDTADGESIGILKVSKRCLFNLKNITNNMMKEKKFSCFFPAAIQEIIDRQLHKVTFIQTKGRFWCEIDCLEDYIRAEENISENLIKLPRRFKRK, via the coding sequence ATGCAGGCAATAATTATGGCTGCCGGTATGGGTAGTCGTCTGGGGGAGGTTACAAATGGACTGCCTAAGAGTTTTTTGGAGGTCCGCGGCAGAAAGTTAATTGAATATAATATCGATATGCTCAAACAATATGGAATTAATGATATTGTTATAGTTATAGGATACATGTGCGACATGTTTGAGAAATTGATAGATAAAAAAAGAGGAATTAAACTGGTTTTCAATCCGTTTTATGAAACTACAAATGTTATACCGTCGTTTTGGTTCGGTCAGCAAAAATTAAAAGATGATTTTATATATATTAATGCTGATACAATATGCGATCCGTCCATATTTGAAGAGCTGCTTGCGGCAGAAGGCGATATAGTTTTAGCGGTTGATTTCAAGGAATGTGATGAAGAAGCAATGAAGGTTCGTATAAAAGACAGAGAAATTGTTGAAATCAACAAGACTATGAAGCCGGATACTGCCGACGGTGAATCTATCGGCATATTGAAAGTGTCAAAAAGATGTCTCTTTAATCTGAAAAATATTACAAACAACATGATGAAAGAAAAAAAGTTCTCTTGTTTCTTTCCGGCGGCTATACAGGAGATAATAGACAGGCAGCTGCATAAGGTAACGTTTATACAGACTAAAGGTAGATTTTGGTGTGAGATTGATTGCCTGGAAGATTATATTAGAGCTGAGGAAAACATATCGGAAAACCTTATCAAATTACCGAGAAGATTTAAAAGAAAATAA